Proteins from a genomic interval of Plasmodium berghei ANKA genome assembly, chromosome: 6:
- a CDS encoding mitochondrial import inner membrane translocase subunit TIM14, putative, with translation MWPIAILLFGGGVLLAKKGMNYMKNQKVGLNKNFFFPSSLNKNLSNVFLKPDMKGFERTMSRSEAYKILNINPTTNRDRIREVHKQLMLKNHPDNGGSTYIAAKVNEAKDILLK, from the exons ATGTGGCCAATtgcaattttattatttggtGGGGGGGTTTTATTAGCAAAGAAAGGAatgaattatatgaaaaatcaGAAAGTTGGATTAAAcaagaattttttttttccatcaagtttaaacaaaaatttaagtaatgtatttttaaaaccTGATATGAAAGGATTTGAAAGAACAATGTCAAGATCTGAAgcatacaaaatattaaatatcaATCCAACAACAAATAGAGATAGAATCAGAGAAGTTCACAAACAACTGATGTTAAAAAATCACCCTGACAATGGAG GTTCCACATACATAGCGGCAAAGGTAAATGAGGCAAAGGACATTTTGTTGAAATAG
- a CDS encoding ubiquinone biosynthesis O-methyltransferase, putative yields the protein MKKHIIYCNKYLGADKSFVLGFRFYSNNTYDEKEVNFFDNLNDKWWGGKEYENKCNVKNVHNILNKILGKNIYSLHDYNKHRFDFILKNYEFLFYEKIKKEKPQIDINILDVGCGGGILCEYIQNNIFYFLLKNINNPKLKKINVNIEGIDVSSKLIELSKRRLYERKEKNNICYNLKNEMNIKKNDQTDVSTETNQESEQNIYIINKTIVNINLKYKNCDISDLVYSNNLEKKKYDIITSSEVLEHIPNNKKDHFINCISKICNPMSLVVFTTINKNTISYLYSIVLAEYITKMIPKGTHNYDYFIEENELNNMCKQFELYNLNTEYVIYIPIIRNYFKTNKLKLLYMTSFVYKNNEE from the exons atgaaaaagcatattatttattgtaataaatatttgggGGCGGACAAAAGTTTTGTATTAGGTTTTCGATTTTACAGTAATAACACATATGATGAAAAGGAagtaaatttttttgataatttaaatgataaatggTGGGGTGGAaaagaatatgaaaataaatgtaatgttaaaaatgtccataacattttaaacaaaatattaggaaaaaatatatatagtttaCACGATTATAATAAGCATAGatttgattttattttaaaaaattatgaatttttattttatgaaaaaataaaaaaagaaaagccACAAATAGATATCAACATTTTGGATGTTGGATGTGGTGGCGGTATTTTATGTGagtatattcaaaataatattttttattttttattgaaaaatataaataatcccaaattaaaaaaaataaatgtaaacaTAGAAGGTATTGATGTGTCAAGTAAATTGATTGAATTATCAAAAAGACGATTATAtgaaagaaaagaaaaaaataatatttgttataatttgaaaaatgaaatgaatataaaaaaaaatgatcaAACTGATGTATCTACAGAGACAAATCAAGAAAgtgaacaaaatatttatataatcaatAAGACtattgtaaatataaatttaaaatataaaaattgtgatATATCTGATTTAgtatattcaaataatttggagaaaaaaaaatacgaTATTATTACTTCATCCGAAGTGCTTGAACATATAcctaataataaaaaagatcATTTCATAAATTGTATAAGTAAAATATGCAATCCAATGTCACTTGTTGTTTTTAcaacaataaataaaaacactatctcttatttatattcaattGTTTTAGCAGAATATATCACAAAAATGATACCGAAA ggAACTCATAATTATGATTACTTTATTGAAGAAAACGAACTAAACAATATGTGCAAACAATTTGAgctttataatttaaacacagaatatgttatatatattccaaTAATAAggaattattttaaaacaaacaaactgaaattgttatatatgacatcatttgtttataaaaataatgaagaataA